From the genome of Vicia villosa cultivar HV-30 ecotype Madison, WI linkage group LG2, Vvil1.0, whole genome shotgun sequence, one region includes:
- the LOC131648908 gene encoding uncharacterized protein LOC131648908 gives MDASNHDMVGVLAREMGSIFSPLITNIARTNQDNMETYQRISTQKGRIADFFGDPETSTRRRNNHATTRENELILTPVQDLVRPPRQSPGERNQVIDLENQNRRTNTIQQEVPEEQPRVVMVNREQNADEIIHRVRRDNMATENNLTTLIERIMANNGLNTGLRRPNYTSHVADYILQTELPRGTKIPKFTKFSGDTSESTVEHITRYLTETGDLANSENLRIKYFPSSLTKNAFTWFTTLPLNSIDT, from the coding sequence ATGGATGCAAGCAATCACGATATGGTGGGAGTCCTTGCAAGAGAGATGGGTTCGATTTTTTCTCCCTTAATaacaaacattgccaggactaaccaggataatatGGAGACATATCAACGTATTTCCACACAAAAGGGACGtatagcagatttctttggagatCCCGAAACATCTACCAGACGAAGGAACAATCACGCTACCACTCGCGAGAACGAACTAATCTTGACACCTGTCCAAGATCTAGTTCGACCACCTAGGCAAAGTCCTGGTGAGAGAAATCAGGTAATAGATTTAGAGAATCAGAACCGAAGGACTAATACTATTCAACAGGAAGTCCCTGAAGAACAGCCTAGGGTAGTGATGGTTAATAGGGAGCAAAATGCTGATGAAATAATACACAGGGTTAGAAGAGACAATATGGCGACAGAAAATAATCTAACAACCTTGATCGAAAGGAttatggctaataatggccttaatactggacttcgacgtccaaactacacTTCCCATGTAGCAGATTATATCTTACAAACTGAATTACCAAGAGGAACCAAGATACCTAAATTTACAAAGttttcaggggatactagtgaatcgactgtGGAACACATAACCCGATATTTGACGGAGACGGGTGATCTAGCGAATAGTGAGAACttaagaattaaatatttccctagttcgttaacaaaaaatgcttttacatGGTTCACCACTTTACCTCTAAATTCTATAGATACTTGA